A region of Gracilinanus agilis isolate LMUSP501 chromosome 3, AgileGrace, whole genome shotgun sequence DNA encodes the following proteins:
- the SEPTIN2 gene encoding septin-2 isoform X2 translates to MSKQPAQFTNPETPGYVGFANLPNQVHRKSVKKGFEFTLMVVGESGLGKSTLINSLFLTDLYPERVIPGAAEKIERTVQIEASTVEIEERGVKLRLTVVDTPGYGDAINCRDCFKTIISYIDEQFERYLHDESGLNRRHIIDNRVHCCFYFISPFGHGLKPLDVEFMKAIHNKVNIVPVIAKADTLTLKERERLKKRVLDEIEEHGIKIYHLPDAESDEDEDFKEQTRLLKASIPFSVVGSNQLIEAKGKKVRGRLYPWGVVEVENPEHNDFLKLRTMLITHMQDLQEVTQDLHYENFRSERLKRGGRKVENEEVNRDQILLEKEAELRRMQEMIARMQAQMQMQMQGGEGDIVVHGHQA, encoded by the exons ATGTCTAAG CAGCCCGCTCAGTTCACAAATCCAGAAACTCCTGGCTATGTTGGATTTGCAAATCTTCCAAATCAAGTCCACCGAAAGTCTGTGAAAAAGGGTTTTGAGTTCACCCTGATGGTGGTTG GGGAATCCGGCTTGGGAAAGTCTACGCTGATAAATAGCCTCTTCTTGACTGATCTGTACCCTGAAAGGGTCATTCCGGGGGCAGCAG agaaaatagaaaggactGTGCAAATCGAGGCCTCCACGGTGGAGATAGAGGAGAGAGGGGTCAAGCTCCGTCTCACGGTTGTAGACACGCCAGGCTACGGGGATGCGATTAACTGCCGGGACTG TTTCAAGACCATCATCTCCTATATCGATGAGCAGTTCGAACGGTATCTGCATGATGAAAGTGGCTTGAACCGACGACACATCATAGATAACCGGGTGCACTGCTGCTTCTACTTCATTTCACCTTTTGGACACGG GCTCAAACCATTAGATGTTGAGTTTATGAAGGCCATCCACAATAAAGTGAATATCGTGCCTGTGATTGCAAAAGCTGATACTCTTACCCTGAAGGAGCGGGAGCGATTGAAGAAGAGG GTTCTGGACGAAATCGAAGAGCACGGCATCAAGATTTACCACCTCCCTGACGCCGAGTCCGATGAGGACGAGGACTTTAAGGAGCAGACCAGACTTCTGAAG GCCAGCATTCCCTTTTCAGTGGTGGGATCCAATCAGTTGATTGAAGCCAAAGGCAAAAAGGTTCGAGGCCGCCTCTATCCCTGGGGAGTTGTGGAAGTGGAGAATCCGGAACACAATGACTTTCTCAAGCTGAGAACGATGCTGAT CACTCACATGCAGGATCTCCAGGAGGTGACCCAGGATCTTCACTACGAGAACTTCCGCTCGGAAAGACTCAAGAGAGGCGGCAG aaaagtggaaaatgaggaagtgaaTCGAGACCAGATCCTGCTGGAAAAGGAAGCAGAA CTTCGTCGTATGCAGGAGATGATTGCAAGGATGCAGGCGCAGATGCAGATGCAGATGCAAGGAGGAGAGGGGGACATCGTCGTGCACGGGCACCAGGCTTAA
- the SEPTIN2 gene encoding septin-2 isoform X1 translates to MIFWVLFQQQPAQFTNPETPGYVGFANLPNQVHRKSVKKGFEFTLMVVGESGLGKSTLINSLFLTDLYPERVIPGAAEKIERTVQIEASTVEIEERGVKLRLTVVDTPGYGDAINCRDCFKTIISYIDEQFERYLHDESGLNRRHIIDNRVHCCFYFISPFGHGLKPLDVEFMKAIHNKVNIVPVIAKADTLTLKERERLKKRVLDEIEEHGIKIYHLPDAESDEDEDFKEQTRLLKASIPFSVVGSNQLIEAKGKKVRGRLYPWGVVEVENPEHNDFLKLRTMLITHMQDLQEVTQDLHYENFRSERLKRGGRKVENEEVNRDQILLEKEAELRRMQEMIARMQAQMQMQMQGGEGDIVVHGHQA, encoded by the exons ATGATATTCTGGGTTTTGTTTCAGCAGCAGCCCGCTCAGTTCACAAATCCAGAAACTCCTGGCTATGTTGGATTTGCAAATCTTCCAAATCAAGTCCACCGAAAGTCTGTGAAAAAGGGTTTTGAGTTCACCCTGATGGTGGTTG GGGAATCCGGCTTGGGAAAGTCTACGCTGATAAATAGCCTCTTCTTGACTGATCTGTACCCTGAAAGGGTCATTCCGGGGGCAGCAG agaaaatagaaaggactGTGCAAATCGAGGCCTCCACGGTGGAGATAGAGGAGAGAGGGGTCAAGCTCCGTCTCACGGTTGTAGACACGCCAGGCTACGGGGATGCGATTAACTGCCGGGACTG TTTCAAGACCATCATCTCCTATATCGATGAGCAGTTCGAACGGTATCTGCATGATGAAAGTGGCTTGAACCGACGACACATCATAGATAACCGGGTGCACTGCTGCTTCTACTTCATTTCACCTTTTGGACACGG GCTCAAACCATTAGATGTTGAGTTTATGAAGGCCATCCACAATAAAGTGAATATCGTGCCTGTGATTGCAAAAGCTGATACTCTTACCCTGAAGGAGCGGGAGCGATTGAAGAAGAGG GTTCTGGACGAAATCGAAGAGCACGGCATCAAGATTTACCACCTCCCTGACGCCGAGTCCGATGAGGACGAGGACTTTAAGGAGCAGACCAGACTTCTGAAG GCCAGCATTCCCTTTTCAGTGGTGGGATCCAATCAGTTGATTGAAGCCAAAGGCAAAAAGGTTCGAGGCCGCCTCTATCCCTGGGGAGTTGTGGAAGTGGAGAATCCGGAACACAATGACTTTCTCAAGCTGAGAACGATGCTGAT CACTCACATGCAGGATCTCCAGGAGGTGACCCAGGATCTTCACTACGAGAACTTCCGCTCGGAAAGACTCAAGAGAGGCGGCAG aaaagtggaaaatgaggaagtgaaTCGAGACCAGATCCTGCTGGAAAAGGAAGCAGAA CTTCGTCGTATGCAGGAGATGATTGCAAGGATGCAGGCGCAGATGCAGATGCAGATGCAAGGAGGAGAGGGGGACATCGTCGTGCACGGGCACCAGGCTTAA